The genome window AGTTTGGGACGTCTATCCCCGTATTCACTTTGTCCACGAAGCCTCCGACAACCTCCCGTTCAAAGACATCGACGGCATCCGAACTGCCGACCAGGGAGAGGAGCGACCCGGACCTCCTGGCCCCCTCACAGATAATGGACTTATTCACCCTGAGGGGGAGGCTGCCGACATCATACGATAGAACCATAGAGACTCAACAGATGTTTATCTTACCCGTGGCGAGGTCATTGCAGAACTGGTCGAGGTGCTCGAGCTCATAGGCCATAATCTCCTCGATCCCTGGGGTGACATCACCCACGGTGAACCCCTCTCCAAGTACCACTTGGGCTGAGCAGACCGCTGGCATGTCGATGGATTGTCCTATGGCGCTCACAAGCCAGACATAGACCTCCTTGACTCCAGGGACGTTATCCGCCACCCTGTTCGCGATCCTATAACTGAGGAGGTTATAGATCTTGCCAACGTGGCTTACCGGATTCTTCCCGGCTGCGGCCTCGGACGCCATTGGCCTATTCAAAGGTATGACTCCGATAACGTTATTTCCTCTTCCCACCTGACCCGAGTCCCCTGTATCGATAGAGCTCCCAAGTACTGTGAGATAGAGGCCGTTAATGCCCCGTCCTTTTCGGTCAAGGACATTTAACCCAATGTTCACTTCGTTGAAACCATACTTAGAGTCTATGAAGCCGTTGATTGCATCGTAGATCTCCGATTTCTTCCTAAAGTAGTCGGTCTCGCTCTTAATGAAACGGTCGACAAAGGCCATCGCGACGGTAAGATTCAGGTTGTTTCCGTCCCTGAAGCCCATAATCTTGATGTCCTCCCCAGACTCTGGGTACTGTTTCTTGAACCCCGGGGTGTTAAGGTAACCCTCAAGATCTAGAATTAGTTTCTCAGTCCTACTCAAGGGTGCAAAGCCTACGGCTGCCGAGGTATCGTTCGCGCCGAGGTATCTACCCTTCCTCTTGAATATGTCTTGGAGGGATGCCGCTCCTGGTTTGATGAAGCTCTGGTGCTTCAAGTGCTCGGGTTCTATAAATCGGAGCTTCTCCTTGAACCATTTTTCCGTACTCTCAACTGCGATCTC of Candidatus Bathyarchaeota archaeon contains these proteins:
- a CDS encoding methionine adenosyltransferase, which translates into the protein MNKFLVKELKQLALDANPLEVCERKGLGHPDTICDSVMNQVSIELSKEYLKRFGTILHHNLDKGLIGAGGSEVAYNGGEMTKEILMVYGDRATFDVGDEHVPVKEIAVESTEKWFKEKLRFIEPEHLKHQSFIKPGAASLQDIFKRKGRYLGANDTSAAVGFAPLSRTEKLILDLEGYLNTPGFKKQYPESGEDIKIMGFRDGNNLNLTVAMAFVDRFIKSETDYFRKKSEIYDAINGFIDSKYGFNEVNIGLNVLDRKGRGINGLYLTVLGSSIDTGDSGQVGRGNNVIGVIPLNRPMASEAAAGKNPVSHVGKIYNLLSYRIANRVADNVPGVKEVYVWLVSAIGQSIDMPAVCSAQVVLGEGFTVGDVTPGIEEIMAYELEHLDQFCNDLATGKINIC